In Leopardus geoffroyi isolate Oge1 chromosome D1, O.geoffroyi_Oge1_pat1.0, whole genome shotgun sequence, a single window of DNA contains:
- the LOC123602502 gene encoding olfactory receptor 51Q1-like, protein MFRVTNSTQVPFFFILMGIPGFEFSHGWISIPFCCLYTVSIVGNITILAVIRIEPSLQEPMYLFLSILALTDLGLTLTTLPTVMGLLWFNASEISFEACFAQFFFLHGFSFMESSVLLAMSFDRYVAICRPLHYVSILTNRVIRRIGIAIIFRCVLTVLPALFLLKRLPFCGSHHLSHSYCLHQDMIRLVCADTTINNWYGFVIALFTMLDPLLIVVSYALILRSVLRISSQGESFQALNNCLSHILAVLVLYVPLVGLSMTHRFAKHAPPIVHVILANIYLLAPPVMNPIIYSIKTKQIRQRIFHLVSHRQLH, encoded by the coding sequence ATGTTTCGGGTTACTAACTCCACTCAAGTCCCCTTCTTCTTCATCCTCATGGGCATCCCTGGCTTTGAGTTTTCCCATGGCTGGATTTCCATCCCCTTCTGTTGTCTCTACACGGTCTCCATTGTGGGCAATATCACCATCCTGGCTGTCATCAGGATAGAGCCCTCCCTACAAGAGCCCATGTACTTGTTCCTCTCTATTTTGGCTCTAACAGACCTGGGGCTTACCCTCACCACTTTGCCTACAGTCATGGGACTCCTCTGGTTTAATGCCTCAGAGATCAGCTTTGAGGCTTGTTTTGCCCAGTTCTTCTTCCTCCATGGATTCTCTTTTATGGAATCTTCCGTGTTGTTGGCCATGTCCtttgaccgctatgtggccatctgccgCCCCCTCCATTATGTCTCCATCCTTACCAACCGGGTCATCAGAAGAATAGGGATAGCCATCATTTTCCGCTGTGTTCTGACTGTTCTTCCTGCATTATTCCTATTGAAACGGCTTCCATTTTGTGGCTCCCACCATCTCTCCCACTCCTACTGCCTTCATCAAGACATGATTCGCCTGGTGTGTGCTGATACCACTATCAATAATTGGTATGGATTTGTTATAGCTCTTTTTACTATGTTGGACCCCCTGCTCATTGTGGTCTCCTATGCACTCATTCTGAGAAGTGTCTTGAGAATCAGCTCCCAGGGTGAAAGTTTCCAGGCTCTCAATAACTGTCTGTCCCACATTCTGGCTGTTCTGGTCCTCTATGTGCCCTTGGTGGGACTTTCCATGACTCACCGCTTTGCCAAGCATGCCCCTCCAATTGTACATgtcatcctggccaacatctatCTACTAGCACCTCCTGTGATGAACCCTATTATCTAtagtattaaaacaaaacagatccgTCAAAGAATTTTTCACCTCGTTTCTCATAGACAATTGCACTAG
- the LOC123602501 gene encoding olfactory receptor 51B6-like codes for MWLNTTTSLFLLTGFPGMEKAHHWISIPLLGVYVSILLGNGTLLFLIRDDHNLHEPMYYFLAMLAATDLGVTLTTMPTVLGVLWLNHREIGHQACFSQAYFIHTLSIVESGVLLAMAYDRFIAIRNPLRYTSILTNTKVMKIGMGVLTRAGLSIMPIIIRLHWFPYCRSHVLSHAFCLHQDVIKLACADITFNRLYPVVVVFAMVLLDFLIIFFSYFLILKTVMGIASGEERAKALNTCISHICCILVFYVIVVGLTFIHRFGRHAPRVVHITMSYIYFLFPPFMNPVIYSIKTKQIQSGIIRLFSLPNSRA; via the coding sequence ATGTGGCTCAACACCACTACTTCGCTGTTTCTGCTTACTGGTTTCCCAGGCATGGAGAAGGCACACCACTGGATCTCCATCCCATTATTAGGGGTTTACGTCTCCATACTGCTTGGTAATGgcactcttctctttcttatcaGGGATGATCATAACCTTCACGAGCCCATGTACTATTTCTTAGCTATGCTGGCAGCCACAGACCTTGGAGTGACTTTGACCACGATGCCCACAGTTCTGGGCGTTCTATGGTTGAATCACAGAGAGATTGGCCATCAGGCCTGCTTCTCTCAGGCCTACTTTATCCACACTCTTTCTATCGTAGAGTCTGGTGTTTTGCTTGCCATGGCCTATGACCGTTTCATTGCCATCCGCAACCCCTTGAGATATACTTCCATCCTTACCAACACCAAGGTAATGAAGATTGGGATGGGGGTATTGACAAGGGCTGGTCTGTCAATCATGCCAATAATTATCCGCCTTCACTGGTTTCCCTATTGTCGATCCCATGTACtctctcatgctttctgtctACACCAAGATGTCATCAAGTTAGCTTGTGCTGACATCACCTTCAATCGTCTCTATCCAGTTGTGGTTGTATTTGCAATGGTCTTGTTGGACTTTCTTATCatctttttctcctactttttgATCCTTAAGACTGTCATGGGCATTGCTTCTGGAGAAGAAAGGGCCAAGGCCCTCAATACGTGCATTTCTCACATCTGCTGCATCCTGGTCTTCTATGTCATTGTAGTTGGtctaacatttattcataggTTTGGAAGACATGCTCCTCGTGTGGTCCACATCACAATGAGCTACATCTActtccttttccccccttttatgAACCCTGTTATATATAGCATTAAAACCAAGCAGATCCAGAGTGGTATAATTCGTTTATTCTCTCTGCCTAATTCTAGAGCATAA
- the LOC123602503 gene encoding olfactory receptor 51B2-like — MWSNISAAPFLLTGFPGLGIFRPWISISFFVIYVSILLGNGTILYLIREDHTLHQPMYYFVALLAATDLGVTLTTMPTVLGVLWLGHRAISQGACYFQAYLIHSLSIVESGVLLVMAYDRFIAIHSPLRYTSILTNARVVKIGLGVLMRGFILIVPVIITLSGFPYCGSHVLSHAFCLHQDVIKLACADITFNRLYPIVLVSLTGFLDSVLILISYILILNTVMGIASGKEQAKALNTCVSHISCVLVFYVTVTGLTLIHRFGKYVPHVVHIIMSYIYFLFPPFMNPIIYSIKTKQIRNGINRLLSLHRI, encoded by the coding sequence ATGTGGTCCAACATCAGTGCTGCCCCTTTTCTACTGACTGGCTTTCCAGGTCTGGGGATATTTCGTCCTTGgatttccatctctttctttgtCATTTATGTCTCCATACTCCTTGGCAATGGCACCATCCTCTACCTTATCAGAGAAGACCACACTCTCCACCAGCCGATGTACTACTTTGTGGCTCTGTTGGCAGCCACAGACCTTGGAGTGACTTTGACAACAATGCCCACCGTGCTTGGTGTTCTGTGGCTTGGTCACAGGGCAATCAGCCAAGGAGCCTGCTACTTTCAGGCCTATCTAATCCATTCACTCTCTATTGTGGAGTCTGGAGTCTTGCTTGTTATGGCCTATGATCGTTTCATTGCCATCCACAGTCCCCTGAGATACACctccatcctcaccaatgctAGGGTGGTGAAGATAGGTCTGGGGGTTCTAATGAGGGGATTTATACTTATTGTGCCCGTAATCATCACCCTCTCTGGATTTCCCTACTGTGGATCCCATGTTCTCTCTCATGCTTTCTGCCTACACCAGGATGTGATCAAACTGGCCTGTGCTGACATCACCTTCAATAGACTCTATCCTATAGTGCTGGTCTCATTAACGGGCTTCTTGGACTCTGTGCTTATCCTGATCTCTTATATTCTAATCCTTAATACTGTCATGGGGATTGCCTCAGGTAAGGAGCAGGCTAAGGCTCTAAACACTTGTGTCTCCCATATTAGCTGTGTTCTGGTTTTTTATGTCACTGTTACTGGGTTGACCCTTATTCATCGATTTGGGAAATATGTGCCACATGTAGTTCATATTATCATGAGCTATATTTACTTCCTCTTCCCCCCATTTATGAATCCAATCATCTATAGTATTAAGACCAAGCAGATAAGGAATGGCATCAATCGCCTTCTCTCTTTGCATAGAATTTGA